The Lentimicrobium sp. L6 DNA segment AGGTAACTTGACGGAGCATCATAAGTTCATGCTTAAAATGGTAAAACAATCAATAAAAGACAAGGGGCTTCTAATCAGTGAATTGAATAAGCAGATAGATAACAAGTTAAAAGAAAACGAGATAGTACTTGATGCCGAGTTGTTATCTACTATTCCAGGAGTTGATAAAGAATCTGCATCATATATACTAGCGGAAATAGGAAACAATATGGATAATTTCCCTGATGAACAACACTTGGCATCTTGGGCAGGGTTATGCCCAGGTAATAATGAGAGTGCTGGTAAAAAAAAAGTTCAAGAACCACGCATGGAGACAAGTGGCTTAAAG contains these protein-coding regions:
- a CDS encoding transposase — its product is MKASEQELAVALTGNLTEHHKFMLKMVKQSIKDKGLLISELNKQIDNKLKENEIVLDAELLSTIPGVDKESASYILAEIGNNMDNFPDEQHLASWAGLCPGNNESAGKKKVQEPRMETSGLKR